The following is a genomic window from Plectropomus leopardus isolate mb unplaced genomic scaffold, YSFRI_Pleo_2.0 unplaced_scaffold21240, whole genome shotgun sequence.
AGTATACAATTTTTtctcttggtgtttttttaaaatattttttgttattcttttaatttttttttgtgatttttaatttaaaaaaatctttattttttaatttttggtgttATGAGACGGGAAGggacttttttgtgatttccttGAAAAAGTTTCCTTGAGAGgtcaccaaaattacacaatcCATCATAACCACAATCCATGAAACCTGTGGTGCAGCTGCATGAGCCTGCTttgtttagggactgttcattatttattaggGCAGAGGGAGTGGTGCTATAAAGGGaaagcatgtcaaataattttcatAAAACGTTCAACtgggtgtcttttttttcctttaaaaaacttttggtgatttttaaagcttaaatgTTGGTAATGTTTGGTTTCTTAAATATATGTGGCATTAGggggagggacatacaactttaaatggttgtattatgtgtttattttaatgccaaattctaaagaaaacatgccttgaAGGCAGCTGATTTTATGCAGTGAAcgtgttattttaaatattgtaacaCGTGATTTTCCTTCTCTTATTTCAGTTTGTCAAATGTGGCTATGCAGGCTCCAACTTCCCCGAACACATTTTCCCAGCGCTGGTCGGCCGGCCAATCATCCGCTCCACAGCGAAAGTTGGCAATATTGAGATCAAGGTAACACTGAGATCCTTTCAGGACCTccttgtttgcatgtttatttagtgtttttagcggtttaaatcagctggtctgtttgttttggagaggaagagatgatTCGACTCTGACTAAAAACCTCccgaacactgaaggaattcgtGTGAGGGGTCGACCgacattgttttttcagggctgatactgatgctaattattagtagttaatgagaccgattaTCGATATTTGAAACCGATATGCgtttacaacaaaaatgaaaatctttctgtcgaaatttagaatttggaagaCAACAGGCTTCAACACAAATCTTTGTTATAATGCCTTcatcaaatgtttaatcaaaactaaaactgcaactttttaaaaaaaacagtcaaatataaaaaatacataaaatagaataaaaatagctccctgaggttttacagagtaaaagtttctcccatgctgacactttatttgcacttactaattaattaattttattggcggtttttaaaataaaacgctgatacagataatcagcaaaatgccaaatatcggcccaacaatcagccaggccgataatctgtggATCCCTAATTCTAACTCAGCAGTGACAGTAAATTTCCCTTCCCGCGCGTCCAAAGCATGTCCCTTAGTCCGCTGAagtgctgacctttgacctctggcAGGACCTGATGGTGGGGGACGAGGCGAGCGAGCTGCGCTCCATGCTGGAGGTGAACTACCCCATGGAGAACGGCATCGTCAGGAACTGGGACGACATGAAGCACCTGTGGGACTACACCTTCGGCCCCGAGAAACTCAACATCAGCTCGCGCGACTGCAAGATCCTTCTGACGGAGCCGCCCATGAACCCCACCAAGAACCGAGAGAAGATCATCGAGGTGACGCATCCTGATTTATTATAAATCTGTGAATGCACAACACGTTACAGaaccacaaaaacatcaaatccgGGTTGTGCTTCTTTGTGTAACTCTTTGTAATCTGGGCCggcatctgtttttttgtgtaacatCAGACGCCTTCACTttgagaaatgtatttatttttgttttataaccTGGGAAATAAGGGCAATGaccatcttggcaagaaatgttacagaggctgcaagaaattagtacatttggaaaaataatttataaaaaagctaggaaaaaatgtcaaaaaaattatatttataattataataaaaatatttatattgtcTATAAGCACATTTTCATTTACTCGTttaattggggtttttttagggggggttgtatgatttttttttttttttttttttttaggcaattttattgcaaattttcttttttttgtaaatgtttggtTAATTTCCTCTCAAGTTTCTCTTTgcctttctcccatgtttttgaacaaaatcaagccagtttgctcaggtttcaaagggttaactgttgCTTTGTGTTCTCCTACCAGGTGATGTTTGAAACGTACCAGTTCACAGGAGTTTATATCGCCATCCAGGCCGTCCTCACTCTCTACGCTCAAGGTTTGTTTGTCTTCGTAACACTTGAAGAAGATCCACGAGCTGAAAGTAACAAGCTGCAGAGATTTTTTCTCCCGTAGCAGAAAAATAATCGATGATTTCAGACCTTTTACTGTAAACGCCGGATGTGCACGGAGCCGTAGAAAAATACTGTGTCCCAGTCTACGGACATCCCCCAAATAAAAGCCCAGTTGCTTTCAGTAGCCCGGTGTGGCtccacattttgacaaataaaggcccgTCTCTGTCAGAGGCTCGGTTACCCTGCAgagtttttttaagagtttttttaagttttttgttggCGACCTGCTGGAGTTAACGtcagttagctgcttagatcactGAGACaaatctgtatttatgtttaaacttttgtcattaTGGACATAATACTCACAATGTTAGCTCGGTGAGGTTATTCACAGCTCAgttattttactgaaaccagGAGCATCGAAAAAGACG
Proteins encoded in this region:
- the LOC121965698 gene encoding actin-related protein 2-B-like, whose translation is FVKCGYAGSNFPEHIFPALVGRPIIRSTAKVGNIEIKDLMVGDEASELRSMLEVNYPMENGIVRNWDDMKHLWDYTFGPEKLNISSRDCKILLTEPPMNPTKNREKIIEVMFETYQFTGVYIAIQAVLTLYAQGLLTGVVVDSGDGVTHICPVYEGFSLPHLTRRLDIAGRDITRYLIK